A single genomic interval of Celeribacter indicus harbors:
- a CDS encoding LysR family transcriptional regulator: MHLGIDGAGQDHSRPEIVTFPRRRRRAFAQKRDFARADGDEAVFHFAVAQNDMPGQNQIEIRHNVSFHRGAAAYDTPIPAPSLSFLSISIASDIFLWHMPKYGHGIRKGMRSSTIIMADLALRHGGIRAASRACGQPVSSIGAALTRLEDDLGFPLVRRGEDGISLTIDAQRRTPAIARLAALCRQILSCEAERVPDKSISFAALFRLSEALRVGSIRRAAEQMNLAQPQLTRQISLLERTLDTKLILRGPKGIDPTPEGLRLVNLTGQLEAEWRALSQVSEPQHSQVSRRYSLGSIIPATPFGELSTLLAGLNTEMHNRQGFRVSIASTLAEDLLIGLDTGRFDCILLDAALNDPTYAQSPVLRGSVAMAGLHLPEDYRNQAELRRALKRQPLVLQSRRSGLRQRAEQFLDTYAGPDWRSLTSLVEIDSLPIIVNMAHSGTANSILPLHATAVENHRIMPLPSTFDQIIFLTWRRTPKGRRLAKLIGSNGIAEMFSKT; this comes from the coding sequence ATGCACCTGGGCATCGACGGCGCCGGGCAGGATCATAGCCGCCCCGAGATCGTGACGTTCCCGCGCAGAAGGCGCCGCGCCTTCGCCCAAAAGCGCGATTTTGCCCGCGCGGACGGCGACGAAGCCGTTTTCCACTTCGCGGTCGCACAAAACGACATGCCCGGTCAGAACCAAATCGAAATCCGACATAATGTCTCCTTTCACCGAGGGGCCGCCGCCTATGACACGCCGATTCCGGCCCCGTCCCTGTCTTTTCTTTCGATCAGCATAGCATCGGATATTTTTTTATGGCATATGCCAAAATATGGACACGGGATACGCAAAGGCATGAGAAGTTCCACGATCATTATGGCGGATCTCGCGTTGCGGCACGGCGGCATACGCGCCGCGTCCCGCGCCTGTGGCCAGCCGGTGTCCAGCATCGGAGCCGCCCTGACGCGGCTTGAGGACGATCTGGGGTTTCCTCTGGTGCGTCGCGGCGAAGACGGTATTTCGCTAACGATCGACGCGCAGCGCAGGACCCCCGCCATCGCGCGCCTCGCCGCTCTCTGCCGTCAGATTCTCAGCTGCGAAGCCGAGCGCGTGCCAGATAAATCCATCAGTTTCGCGGCTCTGTTTCGCCTGTCCGAAGCGCTGCGTGTCGGCTCCATCCGCCGTGCGGCCGAACAGATGAATCTGGCACAACCGCAACTGACGCGGCAAATCAGCCTCCTGGAGCGCACCCTCGACACAAAGCTTATCCTGCGTGGCCCCAAGGGCATCGACCCGACGCCCGAAGGCCTCAGGCTGGTCAACCTGACCGGTCAGCTCGAAGCCGAATGGCGGGCCTTGTCCCAAGTGTCGGAGCCACAGCATAGTCAGGTGTCCCGGCGCTACAGTTTGGGCTCGATCATTCCCGCCACACCCTTCGGGGAGCTGTCCACGCTTTTGGCCGGACTCAATACGGAGATGCACAATCGGCAGGGGTTTCGGGTCTCTATCGCCTCGACGCTTGCAGAGGATCTTTTGATCGGCCTCGATACCGGGCGCTTCGATTGCATTCTTCTGGATGCCGCGCTGAATGATCCGACCTATGCGCAATCGCCGGTGTTGCGTGGCAGCGTTGCCATGGCCGGTCTTCATTTGCCCGAAGATTACCGCAATCAGGCAGAGCTACGGCGGGCTTTGAAACGTCAGCCTCTGGTCTTGCAATCCAGGCGCAGTGGCCTGCGCCAACGGGCAGAACAGTTTCTCGACACCTATGCCGGGCCGGATTGGCGCAGCCTGACATCCCTCGTCGAAATCGACTCTCTGCCGATTATTGTGAACATGGCGCATTCCGGGACGGCAAACAGCATTTTGCCGCTCCACGCGACAGCTGTCGAAAATCATCGCATCATGCCCCTCCCCAGCACGTTTGACCAAATCATATTCCTGACATGGCGCCGAACTCCGAAAGGGCGCAGGCTGGCGAAACTGATCGGGTCGAATGGCATTGCCGAGATGTTTTCGAAAACTTGA
- a CDS encoding dihydroorotase produces MILPGAVDAQVHSLSQKGAEGFAASTAAAAAGGVTTIVDMPYDEGNLVCSAEAVRIKAQEAEAEARVDVALYGTIDPTEGAARIAEQAEAGVCAFKFSTFGTDPKRFPRISPALLMACFKEVAKTGLAAGVHNEDDAFVREAIAAVEAAGITDWRAHGLSRPPMTEILAALQIYETGAATGCPAHVVHCSLGRGYEIAKHYRDEGHHATVECCIHYLTLDEENDVARLGGKAKINPPIRPREEVERLWRHVAAGNVSMVSTDHVSWSEDRKTDPEMLKNASGVPGLEVMIPLFVKGALARGIPLTWAARLLAENPARHFRIDHAKGGLAVGRDADLTVLEPVAKTYDAGASTVSVAGWSPYDGMELPWTTAGTWLRGAQVFDGTTVLAAPGNGAFLRPERPLGLRKAVRA; encoded by the coding sequence ATGATCCTGCCCGGCGCCGTCGATGCCCAGGTGCATTCCCTGTCGCAAAAAGGCGCTGAAGGCTTTGCCGCATCGACGGCCGCAGCCGCGGCGGGCGGGGTCACGACCATCGTGGATATGCCCTATGACGAGGGCAATCTCGTCTGCTCCGCCGAGGCCGTTCGCATCAAAGCCCAAGAGGCCGAGGCAGAGGCCCGCGTGGATGTGGCGCTCTACGGCACGATTGACCCGACAGAGGGCGCGGCGCGGATCGCGGAACAGGCCGAAGCCGGTGTCTGCGCTTTCAAATTCTCGACCTTCGGCACCGATCCCAAACGTTTCCCCCGCATTTCCCCGGCGCTGCTGATGGCCTGTTTCAAAGAGGTCGCGAAAACTGGGCTGGCCGCCGGGGTCCACAACGAGGACGACGCCTTCGTGCGCGAGGCGATCGCCGCCGTCGAGGCCGCAGGTATCACCGATTGGCGCGCCCATGGCCTGTCGCGCCCGCCCATGACGGAAATTCTGGCGGCACTTCAAATCTATGAAACCGGCGCAGCCACCGGATGCCCGGCGCATGTGGTGCATTGCTCGCTCGGGCGCGGCTATGAAATAGCCAAACACTATCGCGACGAAGGGCATCACGCCACGGTTGAATGCTGTATCCATTACCTGACGCTTGATGAGGAAAACGATGTCGCCCGGCTGGGTGGCAAGGCCAAGATCAACCCCCCGATCCGGCCGCGTGAAGAGGTGGAGCGGCTCTGGCGACACGTTGCGGCGGGCAATGTCTCCATGGTCTCGACCGATCATGTGAGCTGGTCCGAGGACCGGAAAACCGATCCGGAGATGTTGAAAAACGCCTCCGGGGTGCCGGGGCTGGAAGTGATGATCCCGCTCTTTGTCAAAGGCGCGCTGGCGCGGGGAATTCCCCTGACCTGGGCCGCGCGGCTTTTGGCCGAGAACCCGGCACGACATTTTCGCATCGACCATGCCAAGGGTGGTCTCGCTGTGGGACGAGATGCTGACCTGACCGTCTTGGAGCCGGTTGCGAAAACCTATGACGCAGGTGCCAGCACGGTCTCGGTTGCGGGCTGGTCGCCCTATGACGGAATGGAGCTGCCGTGGACGACGGCGGGCACATGGCTGCGCGGAGCGCAGGTGTTCGACGGCACGACGGTTCTGGCAGCGCCCGGAAATGGAGCCTTCCTGCGTCCCGAGCGTCCGCTGGGCCTGCGCAAGGCGGTGCGCGCATGA
- a CDS encoding Zn-dependent hydrolase, with product MSNLRVRTDRIAADLTALSKITDPDRPWTRRAFSPCFDEGRNWLAARFAEAGLAVTTDAGGNLIGTRKGTESLGTIMLGSHSDTVPDGGRFDGVAGVIVALEVARSLAERGIELRHDLAVTDFLAEEVSVFGVSCIGSRAMAGVLPDSWMPLQHEGRSLDQAMRDVGGDPASMTARSDIRAFLELHIEQGPVLESSGTEIGLVTTIAGITRVEVILTGRPDHAGTTPMGHRADALVAASDLISAIDAEATARSEQGSHFTATVGEFSIEPGAANVVPGRVRMLIDARSEERAQMLAFLDWLEARTQSLPMGISAELTRLSDNFPTQMDGGLVDHLESASARVGASATRMVSGAGHDAAFMARIAPAAMVFVPCLGGRSHCPEEWAEATDIALGAEVLVETVIAVDQT from the coding sequence ATGAGCAATCTACGCGTTCGCACCGACCGGATCGCCGCCGATCTGACGGCGCTGTCAAAGATCACCGACCCGGATCGCCCCTGGACACGTCGCGCCTTTTCGCCATGTTTCGACGAAGGCCGCAATTGGTTGGCCGCGCGTTTCGCGGAGGCCGGGCTTGCGGTCACGACGGATGCCGGGGGCAACCTGATCGGGACGCGGAAGGGCACAGAAAGCCTTGGCACCATCATGCTGGGATCGCATTCCGACACAGTGCCGGACGGCGGCCGGTTTGATGGCGTGGCCGGTGTCATTGTGGCGCTGGAAGTGGCCCGGAGCCTGGCGGAACGCGGGATCGAGCTGCGGCACGATCTGGCGGTGACGGATTTTCTGGCGGAGGAGGTTTCGGTCTTTGGCGTCTCATGTATCGGATCGCGCGCCATGGCAGGGGTCTTGCCCGACAGCTGGATGCCGTTGCAGCATGAGGGCCGGTCGCTCGACCAGGCGATGCGCGATGTCGGTGGCGACCCGGCTTCGATGACGGCACGTAGCGACATCCGTGCCTTTCTCGAACTGCACATCGAGCAAGGGCCGGTGCTGGAAAGCTCCGGCACGGAAATAGGACTAGTCACCACGATTGCCGGCATCACCCGTGTGGAGGTGATCCTCACGGGTCGCCCGGATCACGCTGGGACGACCCCGATGGGGCATCGCGCGGATGCGCTCGTGGCGGCCTCCGATCTGATCAGCGCGATTGATGCTGAAGCCACTGCACGCAGCGAACAGGGATCGCATTTCACAGCGACCGTGGGCGAATTCTCGATTGAACCGGGCGCGGCGAATGTGGTGCCCGGGCGGGTGCGGATGTTGATTGATGCGCGCTCTGAAGAGCGGGCGCAGATGCTCGCGTTCCTCGATTGGCTGGAGGCACGAACCCAGAGCCTGCCGATGGGCATCTCAGCCGAATTGACCCGCCTCTCCGACAATTTTCCGACACAGATGGATGGGGGGCTTGTCGATCATCTCGAAAGCGCTTCGGCGCGGGTCGGTGCCTCTGCCACGCGCATGGTGTCGGGTGCCGGGCACGATGCGGCTTTCATGGCGCGGATTGCGCCTGCGGCCATGGTGTTCGTGCCCTGTCTCGGCGGGCGCTCGCATTGCCCCGAAGAATGGGCGGAGGCGACGGATATCGCCCTTGGGGCAGAGGTCCTGGTGGAAACCGTCATTGCCGTGGATCAGACTTAA
- a CDS encoding DUF917 domain-containing protein: MRRILTEKDVEPAVRGGSVYAAGGGGWADHGRQLGYAAVGAGQPELVSIDELNEEDWVATAAAIGAPASTTPWEMRGVDYIKAVELLNEALGTPVAGLMVGQNGKSSTLNGWLPASILGCKVIDAVGDIRAHPTGDMGSIGMAGSDEQMIQTAVGGNRDQNRYIELVTRGATAKVSPILRTASDMSGGFIASARNPLRASYVARNAALGGISMALDLGHAILAAEPKGATAVIDAIVEKTKGTILIEGKITAKDVRYTNEAFDIGTVTVGQGDHAMTLHVMNEYMAVDDAGGARQASFPDVITTLSSEAEPLSVGQLEVGMTVHVLHVSRQVIPLGAGVLDPAVYPPVERAMGIELARYVLEGHNA; encoded by the coding sequence ATGCGTCGTATTTTGACAGAAAAAGACGTCGAACCCGCCGTGCGCGGTGGTTCGGTCTATGCCGCCGGGGGCGGTGGCTGGGCCGATCACGGGCGCCAGCTGGGCTATGCCGCCGTCGGGGCAGGGCAACCGGAACTCGTCAGCATCGATGAGTTGAACGAAGAGGATTGGGTCGCGACCGCCGCCGCCATCGGTGCGCCGGCCTCGACCACGCCCTGGGAAATGCGCGGTGTGGATTACATCAAGGCGGTTGAATTGTTGAACGAGGCTTTGGGCACGCCCGTGGCCGGGCTGATGGTTGGGCAGAACGGCAAAAGCTCCACCTTGAATGGCTGGCTTCCGGCCTCCATTCTCGGGTGCAAGGTGATCGACGCCGTGGGCGACATCCGGGCGCATCCGACGGGCGACATGGGCTCCATCGGCATGGCCGGATCGGACGAGCAGATGATCCAGACCGCCGTCGGCGGCAACCGTGATCAGAACCGTTACATCGAGCTGGTCACCCGGGGCGCGACGGCCAAGGTCTCGCCGATCCTGCGTACGGCTTCCGATATGTCGGGCGGCTTTATCGCCTCGGCGCGCAACCCTCTGCGGGCGAGCTATGTGGCGCGCAACGCGGCGCTGGGCGGGATCTCGATGGCGCTCGATCTCGGGCACGCGATCCTGGCCGCCGAACCTAAAGGCGCGACCGCCGTCATCGACGCCATCGTCGAAAAGACGAAGGGCACGATCCTGATCGAGGGCAAGATCACCGCCAAGGATGTGCGCTACACGAATGAGGCCTTCGACATCGGCACCGTCACGGTGGGGCAGGGCGATCATGCGATGACGCTGCATGTGATGAACGAATATATGGCCGTCGACGATGCAGGAGGGGCGCGTCAGGCCAGTTTCCCGGATGTGATCACCACGCTGTCGAGCGAGGCCGAGCCGCTCTCCGTCGGTCAATTGGAGGTGGGCATGACGGTGCATGTGCTGCATGTCTCGCGCCAGGTGATCCCGTTGGGCGCCGGGGTGTTGGACCCGGCCGTTTATCCGCCGGTCGAACGGGCCATGGGGATCGAATTGGCGCGCTATGTTCTGGAGGGCCACAATGCCTAA
- a CDS encoding urocanate hydratase produces MFWRATMPKDNPRHPDFPIPGGPERRAKSWRAEGLLRLMENVLAVGEAPEKLIVYAALGRAARNWPAHDAIVRTLCEMEEDQTLVIQSGKPVGLLRTHKGAPMVVMANCNIVGQWAKPDVFYEFERKGLICWGGLTAGAWQYIGSQGVIQGTYEIFMRIAERRFNGSLAGRFILTAGLGGMGGAQPLAGRMAGAAILCLDVDAERAKKRQEIGYLDEIAPDLDTALAMIKAATDEGRAVSVALVANAAEVYPEILARGIVPDIVSDQTSAHDLVYGYVPEGYDLARVQRLRDQNPEELIEAGRDSIAHQVTAMLGFQKAGAEVFDNGNLIRTQAKAAGIEDAFDIPIFTEAYLRPLFARAIGPFRWMALSGEESDIAKIDDVLLEMFPDNKIVTNWIKLARAHVPFEGLPARIAWLGHGERTALARRVNDMVAAGELAGPVAFSRDHLDAGGMAHPNIMTEGMRDGSDAIADWPLLDAMTLCSSGADLVAIHSGGGGYSGFMTSAGVTVVADGTKEADTRIDLSLTNDTALGVIRYADAGYPDALDEARVGKVGHIAL; encoded by the coding sequence ATGTTCTGGAGGGCCACAATGCCTAAAGATAACCCACGCCACCCTGATTTTCCGATCCCCGGCGGGCCTGAACGACGCGCGAAATCCTGGCGTGCCGAAGGACTATTGCGGCTCATGGAGAATGTGCTGGCGGTTGGCGAAGCGCCGGAGAAACTCATCGTCTATGCGGCCCTTGGCCGGGCGGCGCGCAACTGGCCAGCGCATGATGCCATCGTCAGAACGCTCTGTGAGATGGAGGAAGACCAGACCCTGGTGATCCAGTCCGGCAAGCCGGTGGGGCTTTTGCGCACCCACAAGGGCGCGCCGATGGTGGTCATGGCGAATTGCAACATCGTGGGGCAATGGGCCAAGCCCGACGTGTTCTATGAGTTCGAGCGCAAGGGGCTGATTTGTTGGGGCGGTCTGACGGCGGGCGCCTGGCAATATATCGGCAGTCAGGGCGTCATTCAGGGCACCTATGAAATCTTCATGCGGATCGCGGAGCGTCGGTTCAACGGTTCTTTGGCCGGGCGATTCATCCTGACCGCCGGTCTCGGCGGTATGGGCGGCGCACAGCCTCTGGCCGGGCGCATGGCCGGGGCGGCCATTCTCTGTCTCGATGTCGATGCGGAGCGGGCGAAGAAACGTCAAGAGATCGGCTATCTCGACGAGATCGCCCCGGATCTCGACACCGCTCTGGCTATGATCAAGGCGGCGACGGACGAAGGCCGCGCTGTCTCCGTGGCACTGGTCGCGAATGCGGCAGAGGTCTATCCCGAAATTCTGGCACGCGGGATCGTCCCGGATATCGTCAGCGATCAGACCTCTGCGCATGATCTGGTCTATGGCTATGTGCCGGAGGGCTATGACCTCGCCCGCGTGCAGCGGCTGCGCGATCAAAACCCGGAGGAATTGATCGAAGCCGGGCGCGACAGCATCGCGCATCAGGTGACGGCGATGCTCGGCTTTCAAAAGGCAGGCGCTGAAGTCTTTGACAACGGCAACCTGATCCGCACCCAGGCCAAGGCTGCCGGGATCGAAGACGCCTTCGATATTCCGATTTTCACCGAAGCTTACCTGCGCCCGCTATTTGCGCGCGCGATCGGGCCGTTCCGTTGGATGGCGCTGTCGGGCGAAGAAAGCGATATCGCGAAAATCGACGACGTGTTGCTGGAGATGTTCCCGGACAATAAGATTGTCACCAACTGGATCAAACTGGCGCGTGCGCATGTGCCCTTTGAAGGTCTTCCCGCCCGTATCGCCTGGCTAGGGCATGGCGAACGCACGGCTCTCGCGCGTCGGGTGAACGACATGGTGGCCGCAGGCGAGCTGGCCGGACCCGTCGCCTTTTCCCGAGATCACCTCGATGCCGGGGGCATGGCCCATCCGAACATCATGACCGAAGGGATGCGCGACGGCTCTGATGCCATCGCCGACTGGCCGTTGCTTGATGCGATGACCCTCTGTTCTTCGGGGGCCGATCTCGTTGCGATCCACTCGGGAGGTGGCGGCTATTCCGGGTTCATGACCTCTGCGGGGGTCACCGTGGTGGCTGATGGCACCAAAGAGGCCGACACCCGGATCGACCTGTCTTTGACCAATGATACCGCGCTGGGTGTGATCCGATATGCCGATGCCGGCTACCCGGATGCGCTCGATGAGGCGCGGGTCGGAAAGGTCGGTCACATCGCTCTCTGA
- the dctP gene encoding TRAP transporter substrate-binding protein DctP, which translates to MRQLKSFLAATVLLAAPAFAQESVTLKYSSFLPATTVNNALSAPALAARLDELTEGALKIELYPGGSLVSGGEVQMKLVLDGVADIAEIPLPYTPGRVSGLDVFELPNMAQSNSDGALASIALIDQGLIGGMGDLIALGMLQSGPYYIHTKDEIGSLDDLRGKKLRVSGQTQAQIVSRLGAVPVSNIPATAMAENVSRGLIDGALVDTGNLYNFGVGDLLTYHVTNLPLGSFAVLFGLSKAKYDTLPPESQDAIDSVKGDWYTTVLGGNMDKQTQDVVARLEASEVHHFVTLSDDDLARADRVLSQVTEKWVAKAPENAAILEAARTALGQ; encoded by the coding sequence ATGAGACAACTTAAATCATTTCTGGCTGCGACCGTCTTGCTGGCTGCTCCGGCCTTTGCTCAGGAGAGCGTGACGCTGAAGTACTCGTCCTTCCTTCCTGCGACGACGGTCAACAACGCCTTGTCGGCACCCGCTTTGGCGGCACGTCTGGACGAGTTAACGGAGGGTGCATTGAAAATCGAACTTTACCCCGGCGGTTCTTTGGTGTCCGGCGGTGAGGTCCAGATGAAACTGGTGCTTGACGGTGTAGCCGATATCGCGGAGATCCCGCTGCCCTATACGCCGGGCCGTGTCTCCGGGCTCGATGTTTTCGAACTGCCGAACATGGCGCAGAGCAATTCCGACGGCGCGCTGGCGAGCATCGCGTTGATCGACCAAGGATTGATCGGCGGCATGGGCGATCTGATCGCCCTGGGCATGTTGCAATCCGGGCCATACTACATCCACACCAAAGATGAGATCGGCAGCCTGGACGATCTACGCGGCAAGAAACTGCGCGTTTCGGGTCAGACACAGGCCCAGATCGTCAGCCGTCTCGGCGCCGTGCCTGTGTCCAACATTCCGGCCACTGCGATGGCTGAAAACGTCAGCCGAGGCCTGATCGACGGCGCTTTGGTCGACACCGGGAACCTCTATAACTTCGGGGTCGGCGATCTTTTGACCTATCACGTCACCAACCTGCCGCTTGGCTCCTTCGCCGTGCTCTTCGGTCTGTCCAAAGCGAAATACGACACGCTCCCGCCTGAATCTCAAGACGCTATCGATAGCGTGAAGGGCGATTGGTACACCACCGTTCTGGGCGGCAACATGGACAAGCAGACCCAAGATGTCGTGGCCCGGCTGGAGGCCTCCGAGGTACATCATTTCGTCACACTGAGCGACGACGATCTGGCGCGTGCCGATAGGGTCTTGTCGCAGGTCACCGAGAAATGGGTCGCGAAAGCCCCGGAAAACGCCGCCATTCTCGAAGCTGCGCGTACGGCGCTTGGCCAGTAG
- a CDS encoding TRAP transporter small permease, with translation MLKLANSIAIIGLTALLAVTGLVLFEVALRSEAMLALRGVWPWLDDVLFGLGVDGISDLYAPLGIVAVAACFPAMVATRSAITVRFVTKTLPWRLREGFEAMGSLCLSAMFALMAWWVTSYTLDLWRSGETTWLMELPRWHAWAVACLCLWVAVGIQAVVSLKQLLRACARHEPEPLPQPISDLE, from the coding sequence ATGTTGAAACTGGCAAATTCAATTGCCATCATCGGCCTCACCGCCTTGCTGGCGGTGACGGGGCTGGTGTTGTTCGAAGTGGCGCTGCGCTCCGAAGCCATGCTGGCGCTCAGGGGTGTCTGGCCTTGGCTGGACGACGTCTTATTCGGTCTCGGCGTGGATGGGATCAGCGATCTCTACGCTCCTCTTGGCATCGTGGCCGTCGCCGCCTGTTTTCCGGCGATGGTCGCGACCCGCTCGGCTATCACCGTGCGTTTTGTCACGAAAACCCTGCCCTGGCGTTTGCGTGAAGGCTTCGAAGCTATGGGGTCTCTCTGTCTGTCCGCCATGTTCGCGCTCATGGCCTGGTGGGTAACGAGCTACACGCTCGATCTCTGGCGCAGCGGTGAAACCACCTGGCTTATGGAGCTGCCGCGCTGGCATGCGTGGGCCGTGGCCTGCCTCTGTCTTTGGGTGGCCGTGGGCATTCAGGCAGTCGTCAGTCTCAAACAGCTTCTGCGCGCCTGCGCCCGCCATGAACCCGAGCCCCTCCCGCAACCCATTTCTGATCTGGAGTAA
- a CDS encoding TRAP transporter large permease, with amino-acid sequence MSPILIGGLGLLCLLGVILLNVPIAAAMALVGVIGTLVLDPLASVFSLFGTSTVQALSSQDLIVIPLFILMGGFAIVSGLSTEIYRLAHAWGGHLRGGLAITTVGTSAIFGAICGSSVATTATMVQVALPEMRRRGYSDALIAGSIAGGGTLGSLIPPSVIMVVYAILTQQSVLDLFRAAVIPGLVAIALYFLAIRLFLMRHPGDGQPAPRANWGERVRATTQARLTLLVAGVMLGGIYSGIFTVTEGAAIGVLLVLAASLLRKKLTRENFAATLIRAASNIGMIYLILIGAEIYKSFLTLSGLPAATVAWVGGLDLPPMVIISVVILLYLALGCVFDAMAAMILTMPFVFPLVVSQLGFDPVWWGIMNVMIIEIGMITPPVGINIFVLNGMRPDLAIKDIYRGITPFVAVDLIRILIFLLFPGLMLVLV; translated from the coding sequence ATGTCCCCCATTCTCATTGGAGGTCTCGGACTTCTGTGCCTTCTCGGCGTGATCCTTCTCAATGTACCGATCGCGGCCGCCATGGCGCTTGTCGGTGTCATCGGCACGCTGGTGCTCGACCCGCTGGCCTCGGTGTTTTCGCTTTTCGGCACCTCGACCGTGCAAGCCCTGTCTTCTCAGGATCTGATCGTCATTCCGCTGTTCATTCTTATGGGCGGTTTCGCCATCGTCTCCGGCCTTTCGACTGAAATCTACCGGCTGGCCCATGCCTGGGGCGGTCATCTGCGCGGTGGTCTGGCGATCACGACCGTGGGGACCAGCGCGATCTTTGGTGCAATCTGCGGCTCCTCCGTGGCGACCACCGCAACCATGGTGCAGGTGGCACTGCCGGAGATGCGCCGCCGCGGCTATTCCGATGCGCTCATCGCCGGCTCCATCGCCGGGGGCGGCACATTGGGCTCGCTCATCCCGCCTTCTGTGATCATGGTCGTCTACGCGATCCTGACCCAGCAAAGCGTGCTAGATCTGTTTCGTGCGGCGGTCATTCCCGGTCTGGTCGCGATTGCGCTCTATTTTCTCGCCATCCGGCTGTTTCTGATGCGTCACCCGGGCGATGGCCAACCAGCGCCGCGCGCCAATTGGGGCGAACGGGTGCGCGCCACGACGCAGGCGCGGCTGACCCTGCTTGTCGCCGGTGTCATGCTGGGCGGGATTTACAGCGGCATCTTTACCGTCACGGAAGGGGCGGCCATCGGCGTCCTTCTGGTGCTGGCGGCGAGCCTGTTGCGCAAAAAACTGACGCGGGAAAACTTTGCTGCGACCCTTATTCGGGCGGCGTCGAATATCGGCATGATCTACCTGATCCTGATCGGCGCCGAAATCTACAAGAGCTTCCTGACGCTGTCCGGTCTGCCAGCGGCCACCGTGGCTTGGGTCGGCGGGCTCGATCTTCCGCCGATGGTGATCATTTCGGTGGTGATCCTGCTCTATCTCGCTTTGGGCTGCGTGTTCGATGCCATGGCGGCGATGATCCTGACGATGCCTTTCGTTTTCCCGCTCGTGGTCAGCCAGCTCGGGTTCGATCCGGTGTGGTGGGGCATCATGAACGTGATGATCATCGAGATCGGCATGATCACACCGCCTGTCGGGATCAATATTTTCGTACTGAACGGCATGCGGCCGGACCTCGCGATCAAGGATATCTATCGCGGCATCACGCCCTTCGTGGCGGTCGATCTGATCCGCATCCTGATCTTTTTGCTGTTCCCCGGGCTGATGCTGGTTCTGGTGTAA
- a CDS encoding CaiB/BaiF CoA transferase family protein, translating into MLADIGAEVIKIESPTGDDQRHMGAMRHGQSVSFELINRNKKSLCLDLKSPEAKEVILDLVASCDVVVENFRPGVAARLGVDYDTLRRVRPDLIHCAISGFGQEGPLTKRPAYDVVAQAMSGFMSLTGEPGRPPVLAGDSIGDTVPGIYAAWAICAALFRRERTGQGGEIDVAMFDCLFSLLPTALAQFQTTGTAPERTGSTHPLSAPFGAFQAQDGHFVLAVANAPLFARLSEAMGLADLPSDPRFVDDQKRRAHEDDLRAIIEGWSADKPVAEVIDLFEAKGIPAAPIWNMAEAAASPQVAVRDLLSRQVETAAGPLDLPEQPVQFVGCLRGGQKAAPRLGADEALRAALDI; encoded by the coding sequence ATGCTGGCCGACATCGGCGCCGAGGTGATTAAGATCGAAAGCCCGACCGGCGACGATCAACGCCATATGGGGGCGATGCGGCATGGGCAATCCGTCAGTTTCGAACTGATCAACCGCAACAAGAAAAGCCTCTGCCTCGATCTGAAATCCCCGGAGGCCAAAGAGGTTATTCTTGACCTCGTGGCATCCTGCGATGTGGTGGTCGAAAATTTCCGTCCCGGCGTCGCGGCACGTCTGGGTGTGGATTACGACACATTGCGCAGGGTGCGCCCGGATTTGATCCATTGCGCGATTTCCGGCTTCGGGCAGGAGGGTCCCCTGACCAAACGCCCGGCCTATGATGTGGTGGCGCAGGCAATGAGCGGGTTCATGAGCCTCACCGGCGAGCCGGGGCGCCCGCCGGTTCTGGCCGGCGACTCGATTGGCGACACGGTGCCCGGCATCTATGCCGCCTGGGCAATCTGCGCGGCGCTGTTCCGGCGCGAGCGCACGGGGCAGGGGGGGGAGATCGACGTCGCGATGTTCGACTGTCTGTTTTCGCTTTTGCCGACCGCTCTGGCGCAGTTCCAGACCACCGGCACAGCGCCAGAGCGCACCGGATCGACGCATCCTTTGTCGGCCCCCTTCGGTGCGTTTCAGGCGCAGGACGGGCATTTCGTGCTGGCCGTCGCCAATGCGCCGCTCTTCGCGCGGTTGTCCGAGGCGATGGGGCTGGCCGATCTGCCCTCCGATCCGCGATTTGTCGACGACCAGAAACGCCGCGCACATGAGGACGATCTGCGCGCCATCATCGAAGGCTGGAGCGCTGACAAGCCGGTCGCAGAGGTGATCGATCTGTTTGAGGCCAAGGGCATTCCTGCCGCGCCGATCTGGAACATGGCGGAGGCCGCCGCCAGCCCGCAGGTTGCGGTGCGCGATTTGCTCTCACGTCAGGTTGAGACGGCGGCCGGGCCGCTCGATTTGCCGGAGCAACCGGTGCAATTCGTCGGCTGCCTCCGTGGGGGGCAAAAAGCGGCACCGCGTCTTGGAGCGGATGAGGCGCTCCGGGCCGCTCTGGATATTTGA